The nucleotide window TTTCTTGTCTACTAGAACTACACCAAAGAGCCCACGAAGCAGATAATCATTTTCTACTAAAAACAAAGATCGTCATACTTATCATCGTATTGAACATGGAGCTTCATATAAACTCTGCAGTGGAGACAAGAATGGAGAGGATAAGGGAATATACGCCTTCGTATATGACATAAACAGACGGACAGGAAGGCCGCTTTTCGTAATTTTGGATTGCCGTTACGGACTTACCTAACCGGAAGTGAAGGTCAACAACTGTTAAAGATGCCCTTAATTAGACGGCAAATTTTCTCCTCCTCCGTGGCTCCGTCGGTCCATCGATTGAGACTAGGAAGACTTTGCCCATGTGTGAAAGGACCTTACTAACAACATGTAATACTAATTTGATTTGATGTTGTTTTTTATAATTTCTTGCattttggattggattggattttcAGAAAACACCAGCGGCATCATTAATAATTGATATAGGATTAGGATTATAGGATTAGGACCATAAGATATTGGTCAAAAAGTGGCAAATTTAGACTTAATtaggataaaaataaaattaaaaaaagaaccTTCATGCTCTATTGTCACTTAGTGAATAGATGTCCTATTGCTTAGGTACTCTCTCTTGTATTGGTTTTGGTTCTCAAACTTGGGGCATTAGTTTAGCCAGAAATTGTGTTTGTTGTTTTGCATCAAACGAGTGATTCCTATTCTTTTGAAGGGTTGATTTCTTTTAGTCTAAAATCTTATGAGATGAGATATCGATCAACCTTGCAATCTTTTTTGCCATTCATGGTACTTGGCATTTTCAAATGAAATATCCAAATACAATCCCGAATTGTACGAGCATTACTTCATCCACAAGCTCTTCTTAGTAGGATTAAATATCTCCAAGTCTGTGGATCGATGTCAGGTTGAACCATTTATGAAATGCTGACACTTCCCTCCAAAACACGTCTTACTTTGAGGATATAGATCTGCTCATACAAGGACTTCATCTCTTTTCTTATCCCAGACGATGTGTTATGTAGTGCACCAAGTAATCTACCAGTTCCTCCAGCACCCACCAAAGTAGGTCACTACCTCAAGTACTTGCCCTgagaattaaagaagaaactgCTACTAGCAAAAACTTAAGGAATTTACTAGCGGTAGCttgagagaaacagagagaacaAAGTCGAGAGCATAATTCGTAATAACAATTTACTTACTATTAAATGTCTATACCGACTAATCTCatctatagattttttttgaataaaaaatgaaCTCATCTATAGAATTTTTAATTAAGACAAAAATAATATACCATGAACTGAAATTCGTGTTGGATATGCTAATTAAAAGATCAATCCCATACATAATGCATTAACCAACCATATTCGATTGAATTTTTGGGTTAGATTCGGGAATTGTTATTAGATTGTGAAACCCCTACCTACCACTAAACTCCCAATACAAGGAGTTCTATACCATATTTCCATGTCAAATGGTACATTTTTTTAagctaaaaaaattattaatatttAATCTCACATTATAGAATATACATGCATTTGCTTCAATTATCACCCTAAGTCACCTGTATGATAACTTGTTCTAtgaaaaaaagatgaaaaagttgACTAAATCAGCTTATTCAGGTCCAGTGGCGTTCACCTAATCAGTAATCGAACATGACAATTATATTCAATCACCGTTAAACGTAAATCTAATggtgaaatataaaataactcaacttaaaaataattattaGCCAGTAACTGACCAAATGAACATTATTGTATtcagacaaagaaaaaaatcaaaataaaatcacgttttttattttttaattctgCAGATTTGATTCTGGCTGCTTTAAAAGCAAattgtcttttattttattattatttttcatgtATATTTAGCAGTGTTTTCACTTTTCAACCACCACTTTTGGTAAACAGTAAATAAAGTAACATGCTTTTGTTTGTTGTGAaatgaaaggaaaggaaaggaaaggaaagaaaagaggaaagagaCAATATATTCTTTCTACTACTCCCTcactcttccttcttcttcttcttcttcatcttcttgttaAATTTCCCAAAAACCCAAAAGGATAAACTTCTTCTTAAATTTTCAaacttttttgtgtttttgattgaattgaagagagagagagagagagagagagagagagagagagagatgtcaaTACGGAGCTTAATCCAGGACATGAGGTTTTCCCGGTCGCAGCGGGTGGTTCAGGACCggtcggcggcggcggcggcgccggAGGTGGGCGACTCGGTGAAGCAGAGCTGCTGGGCACAGATGCCTCAGGAGCTTCTCAGGGAGGTTTTGATGAGAATTGAGGCTTCTGAGGCCGCCTGGCCGCCGCGGAAGAGCGTCGTCGCCTGCGCCGGAGTCTGCCGGAGCTGGAGGCTGCTGACGAAAGAGAtcgttaaatcgcctgagctcTCCGGAAAGCTCACCTTTCCCATCTCCGTCAAGCAGGTCCTGGTTTTCTCTTTGTTTGGTTTCAATCGCTATGGAAATCATTCTATGATGAaaaagatttttaattttttttaatagttgATTGAGGTCATTATAAATTCGATTTGGTATTGATTTCGTTGTATTTGGGTGCCTTGTGAATCTGTTTGGAAGTAGTACAAGTGTGTGTTTTGATCTCACTGCATTGCAATTTACACAAAATGATGGGGTTGTAGTGGTTCTTGCTTGGTTAGGATGCTTTTAGTTTAAATTTGTAATCTTTACTAAGGAACTTGCTTGCCCATTTCAATAGACAGCTTTTATCTGTGATAATTCCCATTTGGTTTTCGCCTTCTATGATCAAGAGTTCAAGATAGTGTTTCTTAGCCAAGTTATTAGGTTCCGTATGGGTAGTAGTGTGAATTGGATTAATAGTACAGGGAAGGGAATTCGGAATCTTGTTCTGAGCTTGAAACTACGTTTTTGAGTGATAATCTCTGACTGGAAAATCTCTGGTTTTTTCaagtttttgtgttgtttatgaATTTTGATGTTGGTGGTTGCAGCCTGGTCCAAGGGATGAACTGCTACGGTGCTTTATAAAAAGGAACCGCTCGACCCAGACATATTATCTTTACCTCGGTTTGACCCATGGTGAGCATTTGCTAATCGAAAACAAAAGCATCATTGTAGTGCATTGTGAATAATAGGTAGCTTTTTGGTTGTTTTTGAAAGATCTGGCCTTTCCATCTCCTTAGGTCGTTTAGGTATTGATTGTGCTATCAAGATAATGCTGTCACTTTCTGTATATAGTGGTCCTACTCTCTTGCTTTCTTTTGAGCTGTATTGATTTTAACTTATTATCTGTCTTGTGTCCATGGCAGCATTAACTGATGAGGGAAAGTTCCTACTTGCTGCTCGCAAGTATAAACGCCCCACCTGCACAGACTATATTATCTCACTAAATGGTGATGAAATGTCAAAGGGCAGCAGCAACTATATTGGAAAACTGAGGTATACCATTggatatacattttttttgtgtttttgccCTATGAGGTCCTGTTTAActcattttccctttttcttccTCAAGGTCAAATTTTTTAGGAACCAAGTTCACGATCTTTGATGGGCAGCCAACTGATGTGGGAGCCAAGTTTACAAAAAGTCGATCCACTAGGCTAGTGAATTTGAAACAAGTTTCACCTAGGGTCCCTGCTGGCAACTATCCAGTGGCTCACATTTCATATGAACTAAATATGTTGGGTTCCAGGTAACACTTCTCTTTGCACGACAAGTTACCTTTGGAAATGAACTTATAAGAGTAATCTTTTTAGTTCTATCTGCATGGACGGTTGCTTTTTCACAATCGTCACAACAAATATTCTTTTCGGTATGGTAGATGGGGTGTATTTGCTTTTACAATTAactgaagaaattaaaaaattcaGAGTTCGTACAAGCAGGGGTCCAAGGAGAATGCAATGCACCATGGATGGCATTCCTGCCTCTGCGATTCAACCTGGAGGTGTAGCACCCACACAGGCAGAGTTTTCAAGTAGTACTGCCGAGTTCTTTCCGTCCCTTCCATTTTTCCGTTCGAAATCAACTCGCATGGAAAGTTTCCTAGGGCCTTCGGCCAAACCAAAAGATGGGGTGATCGTGTTAAGAAACAAAGCTCCAAGGTGGCATGAACAACTCCAGTGTTGGTGTTTAAACTTTCATGGACGAGTAACAGTTGCTTCAGTGAAAAACTTTCAGTTGGTGGTTTCTCCTGAAAATGGACCGGCTGGGCCAGAGCACGAGAAGATTGTCCTCCAATTTGGGAAAGTGGGCAAGGATTTGTTTACCATGGATTACaggtacccaatatcagcatTCCAGGCATTTTCAATCTGCCTCAGCAGCTTTGACACCAAGATCGCTTGTGAATAATACATCTCAACAGGTATGATATTTAGTCTTTTGGAAGTTAATTATTCCTGAATCTAAGTAATCAGAAGTAGTGAACAGAAGAAATTGTTGAGTTGACATAAATGAGCACTATTATTACTAAATGTCATGAACAGTTCCAGAATCTGTATGTTGATATTTCTGCTTTGATGTATAAGTAAATTTACTTGGTGATGGTGGTGTACACGTCAATATCTCTTTACATGATTATGATGAATCCTATATTTTCCTACTGGTCTAGGAGCAGCAaggtttgaaaatcatttaggAGATTGAAGTCAATGAGACTGTTTTCGGAAGGTGATTGCTACTGGACTTCTTATGCAGAGGGCATGGTCAGAAGCTTCAAACCTTCCGGGATCATGACTTTGTTCAAGTCATGGAAAGACCACTGGAACCGAATGTTGGAGAGCTTTGGTTCTTTGTCATCCCCATATGTATATTTCATTTGTTAATGTATATAGCGAGTGTTCCTATAAAAGCATGCTATTGTTTTGCTATTTGACGCCATATCAAATTTCAGTTGGTTTTAGTCAGAGTATTATAGGTTGTTTAATCATCAAATGAATTCCTACTTGTTCATTTTCTCAATGAGGATGCTGGCTCAATCTGACTTCGCCCTAACTGCAGTTGATGAAATTTTCCAAAATATTTCAATAGTCCTATTCTCTTGcttgtatttttcttcttttccttttagtaAATAGCacatcgatatatatatatatatatatatatatatatatatatatatatatatatatatataagagataGATGATGCATTACTGTCTTTTAGTCAATCTTCCAAAGACGCTAGTTTTACCGTTACAAATACCAGAAGCTACATCAAAGCACAACAACAGAGAAATTCTGCTCTTCAACTTCAGTTAACC belongs to Rosa chinensis cultivar Old Blush chromosome 4, RchiOBHm-V2, whole genome shotgun sequence and includes:
- the LOC112200764 gene encoding tubby-like F-box protein 3 isoform X1; the encoded protein is MSIRSLIQDMRFSRSQRVVQDRSAAAAAPEVGDSVKQSCWAQMPQELLREVLMRIEASEAAWPPRKSVVACAGVCRSWRLLTKEIVKSPELSGKLTFPISVKQPGPRDELLRCFIKRNRSTQTYYLYLGLTHALTDEGKFLLAARKYKRPTCTDYIISLNGDEMSKGSSNYIGKLRSNFLGTKFTIFDGQPTDVGAKFTKSRSTRLVNLKQVSPRVPAGNYPVAHISYELNMLGSRVRTSRGPRRMQCTMDGIPASAIQPGGVAPTQAEFSSSTAEFFPSLPFFRSKSTRMESFLGPSAKPKDGVIVLRNKAPRWHEQLQCWCLNFHGRVTVASVKNFQLVVSPENGPAGPEHEKIVLQFGKVGKDLFTMDYRYPISAFQAFSICLSSFDTKIACE
- the LOC112200764 gene encoding tubby-like F-box protein 3 isoform X2; amino-acid sequence: MSIRSLIQDMRFSRSQRVVQDRSAAAAAPEVGDSVKQSCWAQMPQELLREVLMRIEASEAAWPPRKSVVACAGVCRSWRLLTKEIVKSPELSGKLTFPISVKQPGPRDELLRCFIKRNRSTQTYYLYLGLTHALTDEGKFLLAARKYKRPTCTDYIISLNGDEMSKGSSNYIGKLRSNFLGTKFTIFDGQPTDVGAKFTKSRSTRLVNLKQVSPRVPAGNYPVAHISYELNMLGSRGPRRMQCTMDGIPASAIQPGGVAPTQAEFSSSTAEFFPSLPFFRSKSTRMESFLGPSAKPKDGVIVLRNKAPRWHEQLQCWCLNFHGRVTVASVKNFQLVVSPENGPAGPEHEKIVLQFGKVGKDLFTMDYRYPISAFQAFSICLSSFDTKIACE